The following coding sequences are from one Haliotis asinina isolate JCU_RB_2024 chromosome 3, JCU_Hal_asi_v2, whole genome shotgun sequence window:
- the LOC137279196 gene encoding SKI family transcriptional corepressor 1 homolog-B-like isoform X2 — MSESTEFSEDNNVSTGSPTSKPEDISRPLSADNETGPLSPASSCSSPLTSITVSTSKAPVNNSLNHPRQNHVSNVMLVGIPIVSLFIDGKERLCLAQISNTHLKSYSYNEIHNRRVALGITCVQCTPVQLEILRRAGAMPVSSRRCGMITKREAERLVKSFLEDNTPPKLPEDFSFDVQHDCGWGCRGFFEPSRYNSSRAKCIKCRFCNIYFSPNKFIFHFHRSPDAKYNHPDAANFNSWRRHLKLTEGATDDITFLWEDVKAMFNGGSRKRVLSSSIASTSTNNTVTKKAKMPTDTTYMSAKPFTNQYQTFGMFSPHSKQYQYGPVNNSFGYTQPPHNKEPGDPHKSVMSPSPWAAQNNVGFPSYDLFWANTLALSRSGAIRNGYYSNMSKHMLTDSFARTVGQSDKKLSKDDDVNDNKAHSDRLSAFRPVGRTAHVQSGDQSGSERAESCASPDDEENEEIDVTYDTDDDERLSGSDDDATKTDCDISKDTCDDVVARGNEEITEDKAKEGEPQEVRKEETNNNKGEAQAIEDAAERTMADSDQSDSEAEKELVHFTKEELYEQWKKETDNRRRVEKEVSALRETYSEQVSREKSYRDEMAHQLQVVRDTLTTELEQERKVRFALQQKLKEAHDALHSFSCKMLASRQCDECSYKESPLPR; from the exons ATGAGCGAGTCGACAGAATTCTCGGAAGACAACA ATGTCAGTACGGGGTCGCCCACCAGTAAGCCGGAAGACATCTCCCGGCCGCTGAGCGCTGATAATGAAACAGGTCCCCTGTCCCCAGCTTCGAGTTGCTCCAGTCCTCTGACCTCTATCACAGTCTCAACCAGCAAAGCCCCCGTCAACAACAGTCTCAACCACCCCCGCCAGAACCATGTCAGCAATGTGATGCTGGTTGGCATCCCAATAGTCTCCCTATTCATTGATGGCAAAGAGCGTCTATGCCTTGCCCAGATTTCCAACACACACCTCAAGAGTTATTCGTACAATGAAATTCACAACCGCCGTGTGGCTTTGGGCATTACCTGTGTACAATGCACACCGGTTCAGCTGGAGATCCTCCGGCGAGCCGGGGCTATGCCCGTATCATCTCGTCGCTGTGGGATGATTACCAAGAGGGAGGCTGAAAGACTTGTCAAGTCCTTCCTGGAGGACAACACTCCACCCAAGCTGCCGGAAGACTTCAGCTTTGACGTACAACATGACTGTGGCTGGGGATGCCGAGGCTTCTTCGAGCCGTCACGTTACAATAGCTCCCGAGCAAAGTGCATCAAATGTAGATTTTGTAATATATACTTCTCCCcaaataaattcatatttcatttccatCGGTCTCCTGACGCCAAGTACAATCACCCAGATGCAGCAAACTTCAACTCCTGGCGGCGTCACCTGAAGCTGACGGAGGGGGCTACTGATGATATAACGTTTCTGTGGGAAGATGTCAAGGCCATGTTCAACGGTGGCAGTCGCAAACGTGTTCTCTCATCTTCAATAGCTAGCACGTCCACCAATAACACTGTAACCAAAAAGGCAAAAATGCCGACAGACACTACCTACATGTCggccaaaccattcactaaccAGTATCAAACATTCGGCATGTTTTCTCCACACAGTAAACAATACCAATATGGCCCAGTGAACAATTCTTTTGGTTATACCCAACCACCCCATAACAAAGAACCCGGTGATCCCCACAAATCAGTCATGTCACCATCCCCTTGGGCGGCACAAAACAATGTTGGTTTTCCTtcttatgatttgttttgggcAAATACTCTTGCACTGTCACGTTCAGGTGCCATACGGAATGGGTACTACTCTAACATGTCTAAACACATGTTAACAGACTCTTTTGCACGCACAGTTGGACAGTCTGATAAGAAACTTTCAAAGGATGACGACGTGAATGACAACAAGGCGCACAGTGATCGACTCTCAGCCTTCCGGCCCGTTGGTCGTACTGCACATGTGCAGTCAGGTGACCAATCAGGATCCGAGAGGGCGGAGAGCTGTGCGAGTCCCGATGATGAAGAGAATGAAGAGATTGACGTCACCTATGACACCGACGATgatgaacgtttgagtggatcGGATGATGACGCCACAAAGACAGATTGTGACATCTCCAAGGATACATGTGATGACGTGGTAGCAAGGGGAAATGAGGAAATCACAGAGGACAAAGCAAAGGAGGGCGAACCCCAAGAG GTACGAaaagaagaaacaaacaacaataaag GGGAGGCGCAGGCTATTGAAGACGCTGCAGAGAGGACAATGGCTGACTCAG aTCAATCTGACTCTGAGGCTGAGAAGGAGCTGGTTCACTTTACTAAAG AAGAGCTGTATGAGCAGTGGAAGAAAGAAACAGACAACCGCAGGAGGGTAGAAAAGGAGGTGTCTGCGTTGAGAG AGACGTACAGCGAACAGGTCAGTCGCGAGAAGTCGTACCGAGATGAGATGGCACACCAACTGCAAGTTGTTAGAG ATACTCTCACCACGGAGTTGGAACAGGAACGGAAAGTTCGCTTTGCACTCCAGCAAAAGCTGAAAG AGGCGCACGACGCTCTTCACAGCTTTTCCTGCAAGATGCTGGCATCCCGACAGTGCGACGAGTGCTCATACAAGGAGTCGCCTTTGCCCCGCTAA
- the LOC137279196 gene encoding SKI family transcriptional corepressor 1 homolog-B-like isoform X1, translating to MSESTEFSEDNNVSTGSPTSKPEDISRPLSADNETGPLSPASSCSSPLTSITVSTSKAPVNNSLNHPRQNHVSNVMLVGIPIVSLFIDGKERLCLAQISNTHLKSYSYNEIHNRRVALGITCVQCTPVQLEILRRAGAMPVSSRRCGMITKREAERLVKSFLEDNTPPKLPEDFSFDVQHDCGWGCRGFFEPSRYNSSRAKCIKCRFCNIYFSPNKFIFHFHRSPDAKYNHPDAANFNSWRRHLKLTEGATDDITFLWEDVKAMFNGGSRKRVLSSSIASTSTNNTVTKKAKMPTDTTYMSAKPFTNQYQTFGMFSPHSKQYQYGPVNNSFGYTQPPHNKEPGDPHKSVMSPSPWAAQNNVGFPSYDLFWANTLALSRSGAIRNGYYSNMSKHMLTDSFARTVGQSDKKLSKDDDVNDNKAHSDRLSAFRPVGRTAHVQSGDQSGSERAESCASPDDEENEEIDVTYDTDDDERLSGSDDDATKTDCDISKDTCDDVVARGNEEITEDKAKEGEPQEVRKEETNNNKGEAQAIEDAAERTMADSGMSDQSDSEAEKELVHFTKEELYEQWKKETDNRRRVEKEVSALRETYSEQVSREKSYRDEMAHQLQVVRDTLTTELEQERKVRFALQQKLKEAHDALHSFSCKMLASRQCDECSYKESPLPR from the exons ATGAGCGAGTCGACAGAATTCTCGGAAGACAACA ATGTCAGTACGGGGTCGCCCACCAGTAAGCCGGAAGACATCTCCCGGCCGCTGAGCGCTGATAATGAAACAGGTCCCCTGTCCCCAGCTTCGAGTTGCTCCAGTCCTCTGACCTCTATCACAGTCTCAACCAGCAAAGCCCCCGTCAACAACAGTCTCAACCACCCCCGCCAGAACCATGTCAGCAATGTGATGCTGGTTGGCATCCCAATAGTCTCCCTATTCATTGATGGCAAAGAGCGTCTATGCCTTGCCCAGATTTCCAACACACACCTCAAGAGTTATTCGTACAATGAAATTCACAACCGCCGTGTGGCTTTGGGCATTACCTGTGTACAATGCACACCGGTTCAGCTGGAGATCCTCCGGCGAGCCGGGGCTATGCCCGTATCATCTCGTCGCTGTGGGATGATTACCAAGAGGGAGGCTGAAAGACTTGTCAAGTCCTTCCTGGAGGACAACACTCCACCCAAGCTGCCGGAAGACTTCAGCTTTGACGTACAACATGACTGTGGCTGGGGATGCCGAGGCTTCTTCGAGCCGTCACGTTACAATAGCTCCCGAGCAAAGTGCATCAAATGTAGATTTTGTAATATATACTTCTCCCcaaataaattcatatttcatttccatCGGTCTCCTGACGCCAAGTACAATCACCCAGATGCAGCAAACTTCAACTCCTGGCGGCGTCACCTGAAGCTGACGGAGGGGGCTACTGATGATATAACGTTTCTGTGGGAAGATGTCAAGGCCATGTTCAACGGTGGCAGTCGCAAACGTGTTCTCTCATCTTCAATAGCTAGCACGTCCACCAATAACACTGTAACCAAAAAGGCAAAAATGCCGACAGACACTACCTACATGTCggccaaaccattcactaaccAGTATCAAACATTCGGCATGTTTTCTCCACACAGTAAACAATACCAATATGGCCCAGTGAACAATTCTTTTGGTTATACCCAACCACCCCATAACAAAGAACCCGGTGATCCCCACAAATCAGTCATGTCACCATCCCCTTGGGCGGCACAAAACAATGTTGGTTTTCCTtcttatgatttgttttgggcAAATACTCTTGCACTGTCACGTTCAGGTGCCATACGGAATGGGTACTACTCTAACATGTCTAAACACATGTTAACAGACTCTTTTGCACGCACAGTTGGACAGTCTGATAAGAAACTTTCAAAGGATGACGACGTGAATGACAACAAGGCGCACAGTGATCGACTCTCAGCCTTCCGGCCCGTTGGTCGTACTGCACATGTGCAGTCAGGTGACCAATCAGGATCCGAGAGGGCGGAGAGCTGTGCGAGTCCCGATGATGAAGAGAATGAAGAGATTGACGTCACCTATGACACCGACGATgatgaacgtttgagtggatcGGATGATGACGCCACAAAGACAGATTGTGACATCTCCAAGGATACATGTGATGACGTGGTAGCAAGGGGAAATGAGGAAATCACAGAGGACAAAGCAAAGGAGGGCGAACCCCAAGAG GTACGAaaagaagaaacaaacaacaataaag GGGAGGCGCAGGCTATTGAAGACGCTGCAGAGAGGACAATGGCTGACTCAGGTATGTCAG aTCAATCTGACTCTGAGGCTGAGAAGGAGCTGGTTCACTTTACTAAAG AAGAGCTGTATGAGCAGTGGAAGAAAGAAACAGACAACCGCAGGAGGGTAGAAAAGGAGGTGTCTGCGTTGAGAG AGACGTACAGCGAACAGGTCAGTCGCGAGAAGTCGTACCGAGATGAGATGGCACACCAACTGCAAGTTGTTAGAG ATACTCTCACCACGGAGTTGGAACAGGAACGGAAAGTTCGCTTTGCACTCCAGCAAAAGCTGAAAG AGGCGCACGACGCTCTTCACAGCTTTTCCTGCAAGATGCTGGCATCCCGACAGTGCGACGAGTGCTCATACAAGGAGTCGCCTTTGCCCCGCTAA